A region from the Spiroplasma taiwanense CT-1 genome encodes:
- a CDS encoding ATP-binding cassette domain-containing protein, with protein MKIILELKNISKKINGKKILDNSSFKVNQGAIVGFLGNNGSGKTMLMKLIFGEIKKDFGEILYFGNSIFLNNFLQEISFFPDLNNINLNFTVKEYLFYIEKLLNKKCVTIF; from the coding sequence ATGAAAATTATTTTGGAACTAAAAAATATTTCAAAGAAAATTAATGGAAAAAAAATTTTGGATAATAGTTCATTCAAAGTAAATCAAGGAGCAATAGTTGGGTTTTTAGGTAATAATGGTTCTGGAAAAACGATGTTGATGAAATTAATTTTTGGCGAAATAAAAAAAGATTTTGGCGAAATATTATATTTTGGTAATAGTATTTTCTTAAATAATTTTTTGCAAGAAATTAGTTTTTTTCCTGATTTAAATAATATTAATTTAAATTTTACAGTCAAAGAATATTTATTTTACATTGAAAAATTATTAAATAAAAAATGTGTAACAATTTTTTAA
- a CDS encoding cob(I)yrinic acid a,c-diamide adenosyltransferase: protein MKKRYLHIYCGEGKGKTSILNGTAIRAIGAGLKVKYIRFLKNRETSENKVLEKIGIKIENYYHFSKKFVWEMNLEEVELFKKRDIKRVWKIHKFTSRW from the coding sequence ATGAAAAAAAGATATTTACATATTTACTGTGGTGAGGGAAAGGGCAAAACATCCATATTAAATGGAACAGCTATAAGAGCTATTGGAGCAGGCTTAAAAGTTAAATATATTAGATTTTTAAAAAATAGGGAAACAAGTGAAAATAAGGTATTAGAAAAAATAGGTATAAAAATTGAGAATTATTATCATTTTTCTAAAAAATTTGTTTGAGAAATGAATCTAGAAGAAGTTGAATTATTTAAAAAAAGAGACATTAAAAGGGTATGAAAAATTCACAAATTTACTTCAAGATGATAA
- a CDS encoding ATP-dependent helicase — protein MNDLLKQLNDEQLDSVITTDVPLIIIAGAGSGKTRVITYKIAYLIEKLNILPYKILAVTFTNKAAQEMKQRIGNILPNLESKPLISTFHSLCVRILREDGEYIGLEKNFTIIDSSDQFKIVRQIMKDLGIDIEKEKVERKIILKISKWKNSFTPWENAFAETFKLEEKKWAKVYRDYEAFLLKKKFLDFDDLILKVHKLFLKNLNVQRKWRNKFDYVLVDEFQDTNYAQFDLIKGLVGSKNNLTVVGDSDQTIYSWRGAKVNIILNFNKEFRNARTIVLNENYRSTKSILDLANNFIENNKNREKKDIFTKKDAGEMVYLKEAASRNFEAKYVALKIKELIKQKNYNYSDFFVLFRMNAWLPEFEKEFQNYKIPFQLIGGFQFRERKIIKDITALLKVVALKNDIALERVLAFTPKVGAVTIDKLFKAASENNVSLFDFLLYDQEKVLQISKNLKDLIFCLLKGRQLFEKNSKIVDIAQTLVAISGYNDRLDLKIKEDEEALQNLKAYYDKMEKFDFEYETEKNSENRLILFLQNEALTNVQDDLKSINKVALLTIHAAKGLENKIVFIVGLNKDVFPSKMSFNSIDQLEEERRAFYVAITRAQELLYISYVTGGYSYISNGELGASRFISELDPNLYEIEKNIYFHSLTEKSSSFKGNGSLLIKKQEKYEAGVVKGDKINHMMFGEGIVVKVVDKFISVAFSNPTYGVKSLPIKTNAWEKM, from the coding sequence ATGAATGATTTATTAAAACAATTAAATGATGAGCAATTAGATTCAGTAATAACAACAGATGTTCCTTTAATAATTATAGCAGGAGCTGGAAGTGGAAAAACAAGAGTTATTACATATAAAATTGCATATTTAATTGAAAAATTAAATATTTTACCATATAAAATTTTAGCTGTTACTTTCACAAATAAAGCAGCTCAAGAAATGAAACAAAGAATCGGAAATATTTTACCTAACTTAGAAAGTAAACCTTTAATTTCAACTTTTCATTCTCTTTGTGTAAGAATTTTAAGAGAAGATGGAGAATATATTGGTTTAGAAAAAAATTTTACTATTATTGATTCAAGTGATCAGTTTAAAATTGTAAGACAAATAATGAAAGACTTAGGAATTGATATCGAAAAAGAAAAAGTAGAGAGAAAAATTATTTTAAAAATAAGTAAATGAAAAAATTCATTTACACCATGAGAAAATGCATTTGCTGAAACATTCAAACTTGAAGAAAAAAAATGAGCAAAAGTTTATAGAGATTATGAAGCCTTTTTATTAAAGAAAAAATTTTTAGATTTTGATGACTTAATTTTAAAGGTACATAAATTATTTTTAAAAAATTTAAATGTACAAAGAAAATGAAGAAATAAATTTGATTATGTGTTAGTTGACGAATTTCAAGATACAAATTATGCTCAATTTGATTTAATAAAAGGCTTGGTAGGTAGTAAAAATAATTTAACTGTAGTTGGTGATTCAGATCAAACAATTTATTCTTGAAGAGGAGCAAAAGTTAATATAATTTTAAATTTTAATAAAGAATTTAGAAATGCAAGAACAATTGTATTGAATGAAAATTATAGATCAACAAAATCAATTTTGGATTTGGCAAATAATTTTATTGAAAATAACAAAAATAGAGAAAAGAAAGATATTTTTACTAAAAAAGATGCAGGAGAAATGGTTTATTTAAAAGAAGCTGCTTCAAGAAATTTTGAAGCAAAATATGTAGCATTAAAAATTAAAGAATTAATAAAACAAAAAAATTATAATTATTCTGATTTTTTTGTCCTATTTAGAATGAATGCTTGATTACCAGAATTTGAAAAAGAATTTCAAAATTATAAAATTCCTTTTCAATTAATTGGTGGGTTTCAATTTAGAGAAAGAAAAATTATTAAGGATATAACAGCATTATTAAAAGTAGTAGCTTTGAAAAATGATATTGCGTTAGAAAGAGTTCTAGCTTTTACACCAAAAGTTGGAGCTGTTACAATTGATAAATTATTTAAAGCTGCTAGTGAAAATAATGTAAGTCTTTTTGATTTTTTACTATATGACCAAGAAAAAGTATTACAAATCTCAAAAAACTTAAAGGATTTAATTTTTTGTCTTTTAAAAGGAAGACAGCTATTTGAAAAAAATAGCAAAATAGTTGATATTGCACAAACATTAGTAGCAATAAGCGGATATAATGACAGATTAGATTTAAAAATAAAAGAAGATGAAGAAGCATTGCAGAATTTAAAAGCATATTATGATAAAATGGAAAAATTTGATTTTGAATATGAGACTGAAAAAAATTCAGAAAATAGATTGATTTTATTTTTACAAAATGAAGCACTTACAAATGTACAAGATGATTTAAAATCAATTAATAAAGTTGCTTTATTGACAATTCATGCAGCTAAAGGTTTAGAAAATAAAATTGTTTTTATTGTAGGTTTGAACAAAGACGTATTTCCATCAAAAATGAGCTTTAATTCAATTGATCAGTTAGAAGAAGAAAGAAGAGCTTTTTATGTTGCTATAACTAGAGCACAAGAACTATTATATATTTCTTATGTAACTGGTGGGTATTCATATATTTCAAATGGAGAACTTGGCGCCTCAAGATTTATTTCGGAATTGGATCCAAATTTATACGAAATAGAGAAAAATATATATTTTCATTCATTAACAGAAAAATCAAGTAGTTTTAAAGGAAATGGTAGTTTATTAATTAAAAAACAAGAAAAATATGAAGCAGGAGTTGTTAAAGGCGATAAGATTAATCATATGATGTTTGGGGAAGGAATAGTTGTTAAAGTTGTAGACAAATTTATTTCAGTTGCCTTTTCAAATCCAACTTATGGTGTTAAATCTTTACCAATTAAAACAAATGCATGAGAAAAAATGTAA
- a CDS encoding cob(I)yrinic acid a,c-diamide adenosyltransferase has protein sequence MNYLKKETLKGYEKFTNLLQDDNVDLVLADEILGAIGNGFINKEEIIQVLLNRKQHIEVALSGRYSFKELNDIADLISEITPRKHYFEKGVISRRV, from the coding sequence TTGAATTATTTAAAAAAAGAGACATTAAAAGGGTATGAAAAATTCACAAATTTACTTCAAGATGATAATGTTGATTTAGTCTTAGCAGATGAAATTTTAGGGGCTATTGGAAATGGTTTTATTAATAAAGAAGAAATAATTCAAGTTTTATTAAATAGAAAGCAACATATAGAAGTTGCATTATCTGGAAGGTATTCTTTTAAAGAATTAAATGATATTGCAGACCTTATTTCCGAAATTACGCCCAGAAAACATTATTTTGAAAAGGGTGTAATTTCAAGAAGGGTTTAG
- a CDS encoding HPr family phosphocarrier protein, whose amino-acid sequence MTSFTAKVIDPVGLHARPASVLTKEASKFASEIKIKSGEKEGNLKSIMNVMALAVKSGAEITIEASGDDEKEAIAAIEQAMKDNSII is encoded by the coding sequence ATGACTTCATTTACAGCAAAAGTAATTGATCCTGTAGGTTTACATGCAAGACCAGCTTCAGTTTTGACAAAAGAAGCTTCAAAGTTTGCTTCAGAAATAAAAATTAAATCTGGAGAAAAAGAAGGAAATTTAAAATCAATTATGAACGTTATGGCTTTAGCAGTTAAATCTGGTGCTGAAATTACAATTGAAGCATCAGGAGATGATGAAAAAGAAGCGATTGCAGCAATTGAACAAGCAATGAAAGATAATTCAATTATATAG